The following proteins are encoded in a genomic region of Rhodoferax aquaticus:
- the bktB gene encoding beta-ketothiolase BktB, translating to MSREVVVVSAVRTAIGTFGGSLKDTPATDLAAHVVRESLARANVEGKDVGHVVFGHVVNTEPKDMYLSRVAAINGGCAQETPAYNVNRLCGSGLQAIVNASQSILLGDAEVAIGGGAENMSRAPFASLNMRWGARMGDTKMVDMMIGALHDPFHAIHMGVTAENIAAKWGISREEQDALAVESHQRAQKATAAGYFTSQITPVMLKSKKGEVAYATDEHFRPDCKLDDMSKLKPVFIKENGTVTAGNASGINDAAAAVVLMEKRVAQARGLKPLARLVAYAHAGVDPKYMGIGPVPASKLSLQKAGLTVHDLDVIEANEAFAAQACAVTKDLGLDPAKVNPNGSGISLGHPIGATGAVITVKALYELERINGRYALVTMCIGGGQGIAAIFERERQ from the coding sequence ATGTCCCGTGAAGTCGTCGTCGTCAGCGCTGTGCGCACCGCCATTGGTACCTTTGGGGGCAGCCTCAAAGACACTCCCGCCACCGACCTGGCTGCACACGTGGTGCGCGAATCACTAGCCCGCGCCAATGTTGAAGGCAAAGACGTGGGCCACGTTGTGTTCGGCCATGTGGTCAACACCGAGCCCAAGGACATGTACCTCAGCCGCGTCGCTGCCATCAACGGCGGCTGCGCCCAGGAAACCCCGGCTTACAACGTGAACCGCCTGTGCGGCTCGGGCCTGCAGGCCATTGTGAACGCCAGCCAGAGCATTCTGCTGGGCGATGCCGAGGTAGCCATTGGCGGTGGCGCCGAAAACATGAGCCGCGCGCCCTTTGCTTCCCTGAACATGCGCTGGGGTGCCCGCATGGGTGACACCAAGATGGTGGACATGATGATAGGCGCCCTGCACGACCCCTTCCACGCGATTCACATGGGTGTCACGGCCGAAAACATTGCCGCCAAATGGGGCATCAGCCGTGAAGAGCAAGACGCACTGGCCGTGGAAAGCCACCAGCGCGCCCAGAAGGCCACAGCCGCTGGCTACTTCACCAGCCAAATCACGCCTGTCATGCTCAAGAGCAAAAAAGGCGAAGTGGCCTACGCTACCGACGAGCATTTCCGCCCCGACTGCAAGCTCGACGACATGAGCAAGCTCAAGCCCGTCTTCATCAAAGAAAACGGCACCGTGACCGCGGGTAACGCCTCCGGCATCAATGACGCCGCGGCCGCCGTGGTACTGATGGAAAAGCGCGTGGCGCAGGCGCGCGGCCTCAAACCCTTGGCCCGCTTGGTGGCCTATGCCCATGCGGGCGTGGACCCCAAGTACATGGGCATAGGCCCGGTGCCCGCGTCCAAATTGTCCTTGCAAAAAGCCGGTTTGACGGTGCACGACCTCGACGTGATTGAAGCCAACGAAGCATTTGCAGCCCAAGCCTGCGCGGTCACCAAAGACCTAGGATTGGACCCCGCCAAGGTCAACCCCAACGGCTCCGGCATCTCGCTGGGTCACCCCATCGGTGCCACTGGCGCAGTGATTACTGTGAAGGCTTTGTATGAGCTGGAGCGCATCAATGGCCGCTACGCGCTGGTGACCATGTGCATTGGTGGTGGACAAGGCATTGCAGCCATCTTTGAGCGCGAACGGCAATAA